A section of the Macaca thibetana thibetana isolate TM-01 chromosome 10, ASM2454274v1, whole genome shotgun sequence genome encodes:
- the LOC126929204 gene encoding protein PET117 homolog, mitochondrial, with amino-acid sequence MSRSSKVVLGLSVLLTAATVAGVHVKQQWDRQRLRDGVIRDIERQIRKKENIRLLGEQIILTEQLEAEREKTLLAKGSQKS; translated from the exons ATGTCGAGGAGCTCGAAGGTGGTGTTGGGCCTCTCGGTGCTGCTGACGGCGGCCACAGTGGCCGGCGTACATGTGAAGCAGCAGTGGGACCGGCAG AGGCTTCGTGACGGAGTTATCAGAGACATTGAGAGGCAAATtcggaaaaaagaaaacattcgtCTTTTGGGAGAACAGATTATTTTGACTGAGCAACTtgaagcagaaagagagaagacgTTATTGGCAAAAGGATCTCAAAAATCATGA